From Streptomyces sp. HUAS MG91, the proteins below share one genomic window:
- a CDS encoding SsgA family sporulation/cell division regulator has protein sequence MHSVVERELELKLVLSPERSIPVPARLTYRTNDPYAVHITFHVGSDHPVNWTFARELLVEGVFRPCGHGDVRVWPTKVDGRSVVLMALTSPDGDALLEAPTAQVSAWLERTLRAVPPGSEAERLGIDAGLAELLTPTPADDLYLRDPWGSDESDGQ, from the coding sequence ATGCACTCCGTGGTGGAACGCGAACTAGAGCTGAAGCTGGTGTTGTCGCCCGAGCGAAGCATCCCCGTCCCGGCCCGGCTGACGTACCGGACGAACGATCCCTACGCCGTGCACATCACCTTCCACGTCGGGTCCGACCACCCGGTCAACTGGACGTTCGCGCGCGAGCTGCTGGTGGAGGGGGTGTTCCGGCCGTGCGGGCACGGGGACGTGCGGGTGTGGCCGACGAAGGTGGACGGGCGCAGCGTGGTGCTGATGGCGCTGACCTCGCCGGACGGCGACGCGCTGCTGGAGGCGCCGACCGCGCAGGTGTCGGCCTGGCTGGAGCGCACGCTGCGGGCGGTTCCGCCGGGCTCTGAGGCCGAGCGGCTCGGCATCGACGCCGGCCTCGCCGAGCTGCTCACGCCCACCCCGGCCGACGACCTCTACCTGCGCGACCCGTGGGGCTCGGACGAGTCGGACGGGCAGTGA
- a CDS encoding FAD-linked oxidase C-terminal domain-containing protein — protein MSRTLIELLGDGLPAEAILTDPDITASYAHDMASFCDAGAPAVVVLPRTVEQVQHVMRTATALRVPVVPQGARTGLSGAANASDGCVVLSLTKMDRILEISPVDRIAVVEPGVINATLSRAVNEHGLYYPPDPSSWEMCTIGGNIGTASGGLCCVKYGVTAEYVLGLDVVLADGRLLSTGRRTAKGVAGYDLTRLFVGSEGSLGIVVKATLALKPQPPRQLVLAAEFASAAAACDAVCRIMEGGHVPSLLELMDRTTVKAVNAMANMGLPETTEALLLAAFDTPDPAADLAAVGALCEAAGATQVVPAEDAAESELLLQARRLSLTALEAVKGTTMIDDVCVPRSKLGELLEGVERIAEKYALTIGVCAHAGDGNTHPTVCFDAQDADEGRRARESFDEIMALGLELGGTITGEHGVGVLKKEWLARELGPVGVEVQQAVKAAFDPLGLLNPGKLF, from the coding sequence ATGAGCCGCACCCTCATCGAACTGCTCGGGGACGGGCTGCCCGCCGAGGCGATCCTCACCGACCCCGACATCACCGCCTCCTACGCGCACGACATGGCGAGCTTCTGCGACGCGGGCGCCCCGGCCGTCGTCGTCCTGCCCCGCACGGTCGAACAGGTCCAGCACGTCATGCGCACGGCCACCGCGCTGCGCGTACCGGTCGTCCCGCAGGGCGCCCGTACGGGCCTGTCCGGCGCGGCCAACGCCAGCGACGGCTGTGTCGTGCTCTCCCTCACCAAGATGGACCGCATCCTGGAGATCAGCCCGGTCGACCGGATCGCGGTCGTCGAGCCGGGCGTCATCAACGCCACGCTCTCCCGCGCGGTCAACGAGCACGGCCTGTACTACCCGCCGGACCCCTCCAGTTGGGAGATGTGCACCATCGGCGGGAACATCGGCACGGCGTCGGGCGGCCTGTGCTGCGTCAAGTACGGGGTGACGGCCGAGTACGTGCTCGGGCTCGACGTCGTCCTCGCCGACGGCCGCCTGCTGTCCACCGGCCGGCGCACCGCCAAGGGCGTCGCGGGCTACGACCTCACGCGCCTCTTCGTCGGCTCCGAGGGCAGCCTCGGCATCGTCGTGAAGGCGACGCTGGCGCTCAAGCCGCAGCCGCCTCGACAACTGGTGCTCGCCGCCGAGTTCGCCTCCGCCGCGGCCGCCTGCGACGCCGTCTGCCGGATCATGGAGGGCGGCCACGTCCCGTCACTCCTCGAACTCATGGACCGTACGACGGTCAAGGCCGTCAACGCCATGGCGAACATGGGCCTCCCGGAGACCACCGAGGCCCTGCTCCTGGCCGCCTTCGACACCCCGGACCCGGCCGCCGACCTCGCCGCCGTCGGCGCCCTGTGCGAGGCCGCGGGCGCCACCCAGGTCGTGCCCGCCGAGGACGCGGCGGAGTCCGAACTGCTGCTCCAGGCGCGGCGGCTGTCCCTCACCGCGCTCGAAGCGGTCAAGGGCACCACGATGATCGACGACGTGTGCGTGCCGCGCTCGAAGCTCGGCGAACTCCTCGAAGGCGTCGAGCGGATCGCCGAGAAGTACGCGCTGACCATCGGCGTCTGCGCCCACGCGGGCGACGGCAACACGCACCCCACCGTCTGCTTCGACGCGCAGGACGCGGACGAGGGCCGCCGGGCCCGCGAGTCCTTCGACGAGATCATGGCGCTCGGCCTGGAACTCGGCGGCACCATCACCGGGGAGCACGGCGTCGGCGTCCTGAAGAAGGAGTGGCTCGCCCGCGAACTGGGCCCGGTCGGCGTCGAGGTGCAGCAGGCGGTGAAGGCGGCCTTCGACCCGCTCGGCCTGCTCAACCCCGGCAAACTGTTCTGA
- the hppD gene encoding 4-hydroxyphenylpyruvate dioxygenase has protein sequence MTETAAHTPSTAREADPFPVKGMDAVVFAVGNAKQAAHYYSTAFGMKLVAYSGPENGSRETASYVLTNGSARFVFTSVIKAATDWGHFLEEHVAAHGDGVVDLAIEVPDARAAYAYAVEHGARGIVEPHEAKDEHGTVVLAAIATYGKTRHTLVERTGYDGPYLPGFQAAAPIVEPPAKRTFQAVDHCVGNVELGRMNEWVAFYNKVMGFTNMKEFVGDDIATEYSALMSKVVADGTLKVKFPINEPAIAKKKSQIDEYLEFYGGAGVQHIALATNDIVASVRAMRAAGVSFLDTPDSYYDTLGEWAGETRVPVETLRELKILVDRDEDGYLLQIFTKPVQDKPTVFFEMIERHGSMGFGKGNFKALFEAIEREQEKRGNL, from the coding sequence ATGACTGAGACAGCAGCCCACACTCCCAGCACCGCGCGCGAGGCCGACCCCTTCCCGGTGAAGGGAATGGACGCGGTCGTCTTCGCCGTCGGCAACGCCAAGCAGGCCGCGCACTACTACTCCACGGCCTTCGGCATGAAGCTCGTCGCCTACTCCGGACCGGAGAACGGCAGCCGCGAGACGGCGTCCTACGTCCTGACCAACGGCTCGGCCCGCTTCGTCTTCACCTCCGTCATCAAGGCCGCCACCGACTGGGGCCACTTCCTGGAGGAGCACGTCGCGGCGCACGGCGACGGCGTCGTCGACCTGGCCATCGAGGTGCCGGACGCGCGGGCCGCGTACGCCTACGCCGTCGAGCACGGCGCCCGCGGCATCGTCGAGCCGCACGAGGCCAAGGACGAGCACGGCACCGTCGTCCTCGCCGCCATCGCCACGTACGGCAAGACCCGGCACACCCTGGTCGAGCGCACCGGCTACGACGGCCCGTACCTGCCCGGCTTCCAGGCCGCCGCCCCGATCGTCGAGCCGCCCGCCAAGCGCACCTTCCAGGCCGTCGACCACTGCGTCGGCAACGTCGAGCTCGGCAGGATGAACGAGTGGGTGGCCTTCTACAACAAGGTCATGGGCTTCACGAACATGAAGGAGTTCGTGGGCGACGACATCGCCACCGAGTACTCGGCGCTGATGTCGAAGGTGGTCGCCGACGGCACGCTCAAGGTCAAGTTCCCGATCAACGAGCCCGCCATCGCCAAGAAGAAGTCCCAGATCGACGAGTACCTGGAGTTCTACGGCGGCGCGGGCGTCCAGCACATCGCGCTCGCCACGAACGACATCGTCGCCTCGGTCCGCGCCATGCGCGCCGCGGGCGTCTCGTTCCTGGACACCCCCGACTCGTACTACGACACCCTCGGCGAGTGGGCGGGCGAGACGCGGGTGCCGGTCGAGACGCTGCGCGAGCTGAAGATCCTCGTCGACCGCGACGAGGACGGCTACCTGCTCCAGATCTTCACCAAGCCGGTCCAGGACAAGCCGACCGTCTTCTTCGAGATGATCGAACGCCACGGCTCGATGGGCTTCGGCAAGGGCAACTTCAAGGCCCTCTTCGAGGCGATCGAGCGGGAGCAGGAAAAGCGCGGCAACCTCTGA
- a CDS encoding Lrp/AsnC family transcriptional regulator encodes MAIDQLDGRIIVLLAREPRIGVLEMSRRLGVARGTVQARLDRLTSNGVIRGFGPQVEPAALGYPVTAFATLQIRQGQGADVRAHLASVPEVLELHTTTGSGDMLCRLVARSNADLQRVIDLVVGFDGIVRASTAIVMENPVPLRVIPLVEQASGDS; translated from the coding sequence ATGGCGATCGATCAGCTGGACGGCCGGATCATTGTGCTGCTCGCGCGCGAGCCGCGGATCGGGGTCCTGGAGATGTCCCGGCGGCTGGGGGTGGCGCGCGGCACGGTGCAGGCCCGGCTCGACCGGCTTACCTCGAACGGAGTCATCCGCGGGTTCGGTCCGCAGGTGGAGCCGGCGGCGCTCGGCTACCCGGTCACCGCGTTCGCCACGCTGCAGATCCGGCAGGGGCAAGGAGCCGACGTCAGGGCCCACTTGGCGTCCGTTCCCGAGGTGCTGGAGCTGCACACGACGACGGGCAGCGGGGACATGCTGTGCCGGCTCGTGGCCCGCTCCAACGCGGATCTCCAGCGGGTGATCGACCTGGTTGTCGGTTTTGATGGCATTGTCCGGGCTTCCACCGCGATCGTCATGGAGAACCCCGTTCCGCTGCGCGTCATCCCGCTGGTGGAGCAGGCGTCGGGCGACTCCTGA
- a CDS encoding ABC transporter permease — protein MNFWDYLGSHHQQLLFDAYQHASEVFQCMLLATVIGALIGVITYRSDWAGNLATSATSTILTIPSLALLGLLIPVVGIGVAPTVIALTLYGLLPIVRNAIVGLRGVDPQLIDAAKGIGMSRMARLVRVELPLAWPPILTGIRVSTQMLMGIAAIAAYASGPGLGNEIFRGIASLGSKNALNQVLAGTLGIIILALLFDAVYVLIGRLTIPRGIRV, from the coding sequence ATGAACTTCTGGGACTATCTCGGCAGCCATCACCAGCAGCTGCTGTTCGACGCCTACCAGCACGCCAGCGAGGTCTTCCAGTGCATGCTGCTGGCGACCGTGATCGGCGCGCTGATCGGCGTGATCACGTACCGCAGCGACTGGGCGGGCAACCTCGCCACCTCGGCGACCTCCACCATCCTGACCATCCCGTCGCTGGCCCTGCTCGGTCTGCTCATCCCGGTCGTCGGCATCGGCGTGGCGCCGACCGTCATCGCGCTGACGCTGTACGGGCTGCTGCCGATCGTGCGCAACGCGATCGTGGGCCTGCGCGGTGTTGACCCGCAGCTGATCGACGCGGCCAAGGGCATCGGGATGTCCCGGATGGCCCGCCTGGTGCGGGTGGAGCTGCCGCTGGCGTGGCCGCCGATCCTGACCGGCATCCGGGTCTCCACGCAGATGCTGATGGGCATCGCCGCGATCGCCGCCTACGCCTCCGGACCGGGCCTCGGCAACGAGATCTTCCGCGGGATCGCCTCGCTGGGCAGCAAGAACGCACTGAACCAGGTACTCGCCGGGACCCTCGGCATCATCATCCTCGCCCTGCTCTTCGACGCCGTGTACGTCCTGATCGGGCGGCTGACCATCCCGAGGGGGATCCGTGTCTGA
- a CDS encoding betaine/proline/choline family ABC transporter ATP-binding protein, giving the protein MPAGEPAEAPKAPQTSGASIELENLTKIYPGNPNPAVDNVNMEIKAGELIIFVGPSGCGKSTTLKMINRLIEPTSGRIRIGGEDVTDMDPVKLRRKVGYAIQSSGLFPHMTVAQNIALVPKMVGWSKSKVKARVEEMLDLVGLDAGEFQGRYPRQLSGGQQQRVGVARALAADPPVLLMDEPFGAVDPITRDHLQDELIRLQHELHKTIVFVTHDFDEAIKLGDRIAVLREHSHIAQFDTPEAILTNPADDFVSGFVGAGAALKRLNLSRVRDVEVTDYPTVSVDDPLQDIFNKLRAAGTNELLLLDKRGRPYKWLRRGDLMRAKGSLARAGTLVHDTVTYDATLRDALEAVLTDNAGRVAVTGRRGEYEGVVDMETLMNSVHELLEADRLEAIESQHELEDLRAQQTQAEQEGTTAPDGEAQA; this is encoded by the coding sequence ATGCCCGCCGGCGAGCCGGCCGAGGCACCGAAGGCGCCGCAGACCTCCGGCGCCAGCATCGAGCTGGAGAACCTCACCAAGATCTACCCGGGCAACCCCAACCCGGCCGTCGACAACGTCAACATGGAGATCAAGGCGGGCGAACTCATCATCTTCGTCGGCCCCTCCGGCTGCGGTAAGTCCACCACCCTGAAGATGATCAACCGGCTGATCGAGCCGACGAGCGGCCGGATCCGGATCGGCGGCGAGGACGTCACCGACATGGACCCGGTGAAGCTGCGCCGCAAGGTCGGGTACGCGATCCAGTCCTCCGGGCTCTTCCCGCACATGACGGTCGCCCAGAACATCGCCCTCGTGCCGAAGATGGTCGGCTGGTCGAAGTCGAAGGTCAAGGCGCGGGTCGAGGAGATGCTCGACCTCGTCGGGCTCGACGCGGGCGAGTTCCAGGGCCGCTACCCGCGCCAGCTCTCCGGCGGTCAGCAGCAGCGCGTGGGCGTGGCCCGGGCGCTGGCCGCCGACCCGCCGGTGCTGCTGATGGACGAGCCGTTCGGCGCCGTCGACCCGATCACCCGCGACCACCTCCAGGACGAGCTGATCCGGCTCCAGCACGAGCTGCACAAGACCATCGTGTTCGTCACCCACGACTTCGACGAGGCGATCAAGCTCGGCGACCGGATCGCGGTGCTGCGGGAGCACTCGCACATCGCCCAGTTCGACACCCCGGAGGCGATCCTCACCAACCCGGCCGACGACTTCGTCTCCGGGTTCGTGGGCGCGGGCGCGGCGCTGAAGCGGCTCAACCTCAGCCGCGTACGGGACGTGGAGGTCACCGACTATCCGACGGTGAGCGTCGACGACCCGCTCCAGGACATCTTCAACAAGCTGCGCGCGGCCGGCACCAACGAACTGCTGCTGCTCGACAAGCGCGGCCGCCCCTACAAGTGGCTGCGGCGCGGCGACCTGATGCGCGCCAAGGGCTCGCTGGCCCGCGCGGGCACCCTGGTCCACGACACGGTGACGTACGACGCGACGCTGCGCGACGCGCTGGAGGCGGTCCTCACCGACAACGCGGGCCGGGTCGCGGTCACCGGCAGGCGCGGCGAGTACGAGGGCGTCGTCGACATGGAGACGCTGATGAACTCCGTGCACGAACTCCTGGAGGCCGACCGTCTGGAGGCCATCGAGAGCCAGCACGAGCTGGAGGACCTCCGCGCCCAGCAGACGCAGGCGGAACAGGAGGGCACCACCGCCCCGGACGGGGAGGCGCAGGCGTGA
- a CDS encoding ABC transporter permease, with protein sequence MGLAFRDDGEDAAEREATPPAPKEPRRLTWQKLTFLPALVAVVLLITWLWFRNADLDTISKNALSGGQVWKDLKQHIELTVISTFFVLIIAIPLGILLTRRMFRKATPFALALANMGQATPAIGLLALLVIWLGTGQRSALIGIIIYAILPVLSNTIAGLKANDPTLMEAARGIGMSPAMVLARVELPLAVPLILAGVRTALVLNVGTATLAVFGGGGGLGTLIQAGITNQRMPILLLGSILTIALALLVDWLASLAEVLLSPRGLEART encoded by the coding sequence ATGGGTCTCGCGTTCCGCGACGACGGCGAGGACGCCGCCGAGCGGGAGGCGACGCCGCCCGCACCGAAGGAGCCGCGCCGCCTCACCTGGCAGAAGCTGACGTTCCTGCCCGCGCTGGTGGCGGTGGTGCTGCTGATCACCTGGCTGTGGTTCCGCAACGCCGACCTCGACACCATCTCGAAGAACGCGCTCTCCGGCGGCCAGGTCTGGAAGGACCTCAAGCAGCACATCGAGCTGACCGTCATCTCCACGTTCTTCGTGCTGATCATCGCGATCCCGCTGGGGATCCTGCTGACCCGCAGGATGTTCCGCAAGGCGACGCCGTTCGCGCTCGCCCTCGCCAACATGGGCCAGGCCACCCCGGCGATCGGTCTGCTGGCGCTGCTGGTGATCTGGCTCGGCACCGGCCAGCGGTCCGCGCTGATCGGCATCATCATCTACGCGATCCTGCCGGTGCTCTCCAACACGATCGCGGGCCTGAAGGCCAACGACCCGACCCTCATGGAGGCGGCGCGCGGCATCGGCATGTCGCCCGCGATGGTGCTGGCCCGGGTGGAGCTGCCGCTGGCGGTGCCGCTGATCCTGGCCGGCGTGCGCACCGCGCTCGTCCTCAACGTCGGCACCGCCACCCTCGCCGTGTTCGGCGGCGGCGGGGGCCTCGGCACGCTCATCCAGGCCGGCATCACCAATCAGCGCATGCCGATCCTGCTGCTCGGCTCCATCCTGACGATCGCGCTCGCCCTGCTGGTGGACTGGCTGGCGTCGCTGGCCGAGGTGCTGCTCAGCCCGCGCGGACTGGAGGCGCGAACATGA
- a CDS encoding glycine betaine ABC transporter substrate-binding protein, protein MKHRMRVTVAAAAGLALLAGCGLTSGSPMVDDVSPGIVGKGEPLKGANLVVTSKEFTEQLVLGAIMGIAFQAAGAEVIDRTGIQGSVGAREAIKSGDADAMYEYTGTAWITYLGNSDPITDPQKQWQAVKDADAKNGITWLPPAPLNNTYALAMNAANFKKYGTKTLSEVAALAKSDPKAVTVCVESEFANRADGLRGMEKTYGMSIPASNVTQMDSGIIYTQVKKGSCTFGEVYTTDGRIRSMNLQVMEDDKHFFPNYNAAPEVNSKAYEKYPEMAEVLDPISKKLTNSVAQDLNAKVDVDGEDPHQVALDWMVKEGFVKEGDG, encoded by the coding sequence ATGAAGCACCGTATGCGCGTGACCGTGGCGGCGGCCGCCGGGCTCGCCCTGCTCGCCGGGTGCGGGCTGACCAGCGGCAGCCCGATGGTCGACGACGTCTCCCCCGGCATCGTCGGCAAGGGCGAACCGCTCAAGGGCGCGAACCTCGTCGTCACCTCCAAGGAGTTCACCGAACAGCTGGTCCTCGGCGCGATCATGGGCATCGCCTTCCAGGCGGCCGGCGCCGAGGTCATCGACCGCACCGGCATCCAGGGCTCGGTCGGCGCCCGCGAGGCCATCAAGTCCGGTGACGCCGACGCCATGTACGAGTACACGGGCACCGCCTGGATCACGTACCTCGGCAACTCCGATCCGATCACCGACCCGCAGAAGCAGTGGCAGGCGGTCAAGGACGCGGACGCCAAGAACGGCATCACGTGGCTGCCGCCCGCCCCGCTGAACAACACCTACGCGCTCGCCATGAACGCGGCCAACTTCAAGAAGTACGGCACGAAGACGCTCTCCGAGGTCGCCGCGCTCGCGAAGTCGGACCCGAAGGCCGTCACGGTGTGCGTGGAGAGCGAGTTCGCCAACCGGGCCGACGGGCTGCGGGGCATGGAGAAGACGTACGGGATGAGCATCCCCGCGTCGAACGTCACGCAGATGGACAGCGGCATCATCTACACGCAGGTGAAGAAGGGCAGTTGCACCTTCGGCGAGGTGTACACCACCGACGGCCGCATCCGGTCGATGAACCTCCAGGTCATGGAGGACGACAAGCACTTCTTCCCGAACTACAACGCGGCTCCGGAGGTCAACTCCAAGGCGTACGAGAAGTATCCGGAGATGGCCGAGGTCCTCGACCCGATCTCGAAGAAGCTCACCAACTCCGTCGCCCAGGACCTCAACGCCAAGGTCGACGTCGACGGCGAGGACCCGCACCAGGTGGCCCTGGACTGGATGGTGAAGGAGGGCTTCGTGAAGGAGGGCGACGGCTAG
- a CDS encoding S16 family serine protease, which yields MLNRLSRPKALALCALPVIALLAITALAPLPFSVAQPGPTTNVLGTSGGKPVIRISGTGTRDTSGQLRAVTILATGPDASIHLSDVVDSWFRDDRAVMPRDAVYPAGDSTKEIEKHNQDEMRGSQDAATEAALGYLGDRGKDVRVSLQLGDVGGPSAGLLFSLGIVDKLDGDGSGGDLTGGKSIAGTGTIDANGKVGAVGGVSMKVQAADRDGATVFLVPKAECADAKASAPKSMRLIPVTTLKGAVTALTDLEKNSGTVPAC from the coding sequence GTGCTCAATCGCCTCAGCCGACCCAAGGCCCTCGCCCTCTGCGCGCTCCCGGTGATCGCGCTGCTCGCGATCACAGCCCTGGCCCCGCTGCCGTTCTCGGTGGCCCAGCCGGGCCCCACGACGAACGTGCTGGGGACGTCCGGCGGCAAGCCCGTCATCAGGATCTCCGGCACCGGCACCCGCGACACCAGCGGCCAGCTGCGTGCAGTGACGATTCTGGCGACAGGACCCGACGCCTCGATCCACCTCTCCGACGTGGTCGACAGCTGGTTCCGGGACGACCGCGCGGTCATGCCGCGTGACGCCGTGTACCCGGCGGGCGACTCCACCAAGGAGATCGAGAAGCACAACCAGGACGAGATGAGGGGCTCGCAGGACGCCGCCACCGAAGCCGCGCTCGGCTACCTCGGCGACCGCGGCAAGGACGTCCGGGTCAGCCTCCAGCTCGGCGACGTCGGCGGCCCCAGCGCGGGCCTGCTGTTCTCGCTCGGCATCGTCGACAAGCTCGACGGCGACGGCAGCGGCGGCGACCTGACCGGCGGGAAGTCCATCGCGGGCACCGGCACGATCGACGCGAACGGCAAGGTCGGCGCGGTCGGCGGCGTCTCGATGAAGGTGCAGGCCGCCGACCGTGACGGCGCCACCGTCTTCCTCGTACCGAAGGCGGAGTGCGCGGACGCGAAGGCGTCGGCGCCGAAGTCGATGCGGCTGATCCCGGTGACCACGCTCAAGGGCGCGGTCACCGCGCTGACGGACCTGGAGAAGAACTCCGGCACCGTCCCCGCCTGCTGA
- the menC gene encoding o-succinylbenzoate synthase, translating to MKLEHVELLHVAIPLVTPFRTSFGTMTTKDTFLLHVVTDEAEGWSEFAADPEPLYCSEFVSGAETVIRDFLLPRVAALPRLTTAAVAPATAKIKGHELAKAALETAVLDAELRAHDMSLATYLGATRDRVPAGVSVGIKESVPALLDDVERYLAEGYLRIKLKIEPGWDLAPVRAVRERFGDGLPLQVDANTAYTLADAEHLRRLDEFGLLLIEEPLEENNLHAHALLQRRIATPVCLDESLHNARDTASAIAMDACRVVNVKPARVGGYLEARRLHDVAAAHGVAAWVGGMLETGIGRAPNLALAALPGFTLPGDTSASSRYFAEDITEPFVLSDGHLPVPTGPGIGITPRPDTLHRFTTTRNTLFPSPAR from the coding sequence ATGAAGCTCGAACACGTGGAACTCCTGCACGTCGCGATCCCGCTCGTCACCCCGTTCCGTACGTCCTTCGGGACCATGACGACCAAGGACACGTTCCTGCTCCACGTCGTCACGGACGAGGCCGAGGGCTGGTCGGAGTTCGCCGCCGACCCCGAGCCGCTGTACTGCTCGGAGTTCGTCTCCGGCGCCGAGACCGTGATCCGCGACTTCCTGCTGCCGCGCGTCGCCGCCCTGCCCCGGCTGACGACGGCCGCGGTCGCCCCGGCGACGGCGAAGATCAAGGGGCACGAGCTGGCGAAGGCCGCGCTGGAGACGGCCGTCCTCGACGCCGAGCTCCGCGCCCACGACATGTCGCTCGCCACTTACCTGGGCGCCACCCGCGACCGGGTGCCTGCTGGCGTCTCCGTGGGCATCAAGGAGTCCGTCCCGGCCCTCCTCGACGACGTCGAGCGCTACCTCGCCGAGGGGTACCTCCGGATCAAGCTGAAGATCGAGCCGGGCTGGGACCTGGCCCCCGTACGGGCCGTGCGCGAGCGGTTCGGGGACGGGCTGCCGCTCCAGGTCGACGCCAACACCGCGTACACCCTCGCCGACGCGGAGCACCTGCGGCGCCTGGACGAGTTCGGGCTGCTGCTCATCGAGGAGCCCCTGGAGGAGAACAACCTCCACGCCCACGCGCTCCTCCAGCGGCGCATCGCCACGCCCGTCTGTCTGGACGAGTCGCTGCACAACGCGCGGGACACCGCGTCCGCGATCGCCATGGACGCGTGCCGGGTCGTCAACGTCAAGCCCGCGCGTGTGGGCGGGTACCTGGAAGCGCGGCGGCTGCACGATGTCGCCGCCGCGCACGGGGTGGCCGCCTGGGTCGGGGGGATGCTGGAGACCGGGATCGGGCGGGCCCCGAATCTCGCCCTCGCCGCCCTCCCCGGGTTCACGCTGCCCGGTGACACGTCTGCTTCCAGCCGGTATTTCGCCGAGGACATCACGGAGCCGTTCGTCCTCAGCGACGGCCACCTCCCCGTCCCGACCGGCCCCGGCATCGGCATCACCCCACGCCCGGACACCCTCCACCGCTTCACGACGACCCGCAACACCCTGTTCCCGTCCCCGGCCCGCTGA
- a CDS encoding chorismate synthase: MTVTVRAIHEVPRIAAVADFFSDVWRTPRSTPPYPAEVLHSLVHAGGAVHAAYTADGELTGAAVAVFGEPAARDVYSFVAAARTSDRGVGHAVKQAQREWALERGARTMRWTFDPLVGRNARFNLTKLGGAATEYLVDFYGPMTDGLNDGDESDRLTVTWDLTAAEARPEPAAPTGDVLALAPDGDPLARTDGTVLWCRVPADIVKLRAADPALALRWRHAVRDVFTAAFAEGRTATGMSRDGWYTLTREGQPA; the protein is encoded by the coding sequence ATGACCGTCACCGTCCGAGCGATCCACGAAGTGCCCCGTATCGCCGCCGTCGCCGACTTCTTCAGCGACGTGTGGCGGACCCCGCGCTCCACCCCGCCCTACCCGGCCGAGGTGCTGCACAGCCTGGTCCACGCGGGCGGCGCCGTGCACGCCGCGTACACCGCGGACGGCGAGCTGACCGGCGCCGCGGTCGCCGTGTTCGGGGAGCCCGCGGCCCGCGACGTGTACTCGTTCGTGGCCGCCGCCCGCACCAGCGACCGGGGCGTCGGGCACGCCGTCAAGCAGGCCCAGCGGGAGTGGGCCCTGGAGCGCGGCGCCCGCACGATGCGCTGGACCTTCGACCCGCTGGTCGGCCGCAACGCCCGCTTCAACCTCACCAAGCTGGGCGGCGCCGCCACCGAGTACCTGGTCGACTTCTACGGGCCCATGACCGACGGCCTCAACGACGGCGACGAGTCCGACCGCCTCACCGTCACCTGGGACCTCACCGCGGCCGAGGCCCGCCCCGAGCCCGCCGCGCCCACCGGTGACGTCCTCGCCCTCGCCCCCGACGGCGACCCGCTCGCCCGCACCGACGGCACGGTCCTGTGGTGCCGGGTCCCCGCCGACATCGTGAAGCTGCGCGCCGCCGACCCCGCCCTCGCCCTGCGCTGGCGCCACGCCGTGCGCGACGTGTTCACCGCCGCCTTCGCCGAGGGCCGCACCGCGACCGGCATGTCCCGCGACGGCTGGTACACCCTGACCCGGGAGGGACAGCCCGCATGA